TGATCTGGTAGTCGGTTCTGGACGTACTGTCCCTAGGTCCGGACCCCGGTTAGGTCTGTGTTGCCGGGTTTGGCATACTCGGCCGTTTCTGATTGTTTTTCGGTGGTTCCGGGTGCTACGGCACGATAACCAAGGAACGGAGAGAAACCCCCACTCGGCGTACCATAGATGCGCGATCGGGGTAGGTCGGCGCCGAAGCGAGTCATTGTAGTTGATAAAGGCACTATAAACCATCAGGAGGAGACAATGCGGAGACCCGCCAAACACCTGTCCCTGACTGCATCTGCGGCCACGCTTTTCGGTAGTGTCACGCTTGCCGCTATCGCCCTGACCGCGCAGGGCGTCGCGGCAGCGCCAAACCAGGATGACATCATCGAGAAGGGTCGCGAGGTGGCTTTCGACAGAAGCAAAGGCAACTGCCTTGCCTGCCACGCTATCGAAGGAGGCACGCTTCCAGGCAATATCGGTCCGCCGCTCATTGCCATGAAGGCGAGATTTCCTGACAAGGCCAAGCTCAAGGCTCAGATCGGGGATGCCACCAAGGCCAACCCGAACACGATCATGCCCCCTTTCGCTAAGTACGGGATCGTCAGCGACGATGAACTCGATGCCATCACCGAGTTCATCTATACACTTTAAGCATCAGATTAAGCATGAGATCAGGAGGATACATTCAGATGAATGAGACACGCAGAGTATTCCTTAAGGGAAGCCTGGCTGCCGGAGCGGTTGGCGTTGCAGTCGGAGCCGGTTTGCTGACCCCGCGCTCGATACTGGCGGCATGGCCGCAGTCCGCTTTCGAAGCCAAGTCCGTCGATGCCGCGCTTTCGGCCGCCGTCGGCAGCGACAAAACCGAAGCTTCAAGCGACATCACCGTCAAGGCCCCCGACATCGCAGAGAACGGTGCGGTGGTCCCGATCACCGTGAGCACCGGCATGGCCGGCGCATCGATGATCGCGTTGATCGCCGAACAGAATGCAACCCCGCTGACTTCGACCTTTGAACTCGGTGAGGGGACAGAGGCATTCATCTCCACCCGCATCAAAATGGGCAAGACCTCCAACGTGCTTGCGATCGTCAAGGCCGATGGAAAGCTGTACAGCGCGAAGAAGGAAGTCAAGGTCACCATCGGTGGTTGCGGCGGCTAGGGCGCCGTAAACCTGCGATCCGCGCGTTGAGCGCGCAATCCCGAATGATGGAGCGGATGTTCCGTCATTGTCGGACCTCCCGGAGCAACGACTGGGCGGACCTGGTGCCCGGACGATCATCACAGTTCCCTTAACTGAATACATTCTCGAGGAAAATCACTCATGGCAAATTCAATCAAGGTTCGCGCCAAAGAGGACGGCGGTGTCGTTACCGTCAAGGCGCTGATCAGCCATCCCATGGAAACCGGCTTGCGCAAGGACAAGAAGACCGGGAAGCCGATTCCGGCACATTTCATCCAGGAAGTCGACGTGGACTCGAACGGCAAGCGACAGCTGACTGCCTACTGGGGTGGCAGCATATCTAAAAATCCCTACCTGTCATTCAAGTATGCAGGCAAAAAAGGGGACAAACTCACGGTGTCCTGGACCGACAACAAAGGGGAAAAGGACAGCGACGAGGCATCGGTAAGTTAGGCTGCAGCACCACTGCAAGGGCCGGGACTTCCGGTCCTTGGCGCAGTTGCCCCACCAAATCAAAGTTCCGAGGATGGAGGAGATTCAGTGAAAGCCATTATTGCCACCGTCA
The Gammaproteobacteria bacterium DNA segment above includes these coding regions:
- the soxX gene encoding sulfur oxidation c-type cytochrome SoxX; the encoded protein is MRRPAKHLSLTASAATLFGSVTLAAIALTAQGVAAAPNQDDIIEKGREVAFDRSKGNCLACHAIEGGTLPGNIGPPLIAMKARFPDKAKLKAQIGDATKANPNTIMPPFAKYGIVSDDELDAITEFIYTL
- the soxZ gene encoding thiosulfate oxidation carrier complex protein SoxZ, giving the protein MANSIKVRAKEDGGVVTVKALISHPMETGLRKDKKTGKPIPAHFIQEVDVDSNGKRQLTAYWGGSISKNPYLSFKYAGKKGDKLTVSWTDNKGEKDSDEASVS
- the soxY gene encoding thiosulfate oxidation carrier protein SoxY, with translation MNETRRVFLKGSLAAGAVGVAVGAGLLTPRSILAAWPQSAFEAKSVDAALSAAVGSDKTEASSDITVKAPDIAENGAVVPITVSTGMAGASMIALIAEQNATPLTSTFELGEGTEAFISTRIKMGKTSNVLAIVKADGKLYSAKKEVKVTIGGCGG